ACGCTTCGAAAAATTGCGAAGCATACAAATTTCCCAAAGCATAAGTAGGAAAATAACCGAACGCTCCCATTGACCAATGAATATCTTGCAAACAGCCCTGAGAATCAGTTTTAGGTACGATTCCTAGCAATTCCTCCATTTTCTGGTTCCAAGCCTCCGGCAAGTCTTTGGGAGACAGCGACCCTTCAATCAACGCCACCTCCAATTCAAACCGAAGAATGACGTGCAAAGCATAAGAGACCTCATCTGCTTCAACTCTAATCAAAGAAGGTTCTACTTTGTTCACTCCTTTCCAAAGTGTTTCCAGTTTGATGCCATCAAGTTTGCCTTTGAAATGCTTTTTCATATGAGGCATTAAAAATTTCCAAAATCCCTTGCTGAGACCGATGCGCGTTTCCCACCAGCGCGATTGACTTTCATGCACGCCTAAGGAAACAGATTCCCCTAAAGGAGTCCCGTAGTGCTGCTCCGGAAGCCCCATTTCATAAAAAGCGTGCCCGCATTCATGAAGAATCGAGCGAATGTTGCTAATCGGCAAATTTGGAATGATCCGAGTTGTAATCCTACTGTCTGTGGGATGGGAAGCTGAAGAAAATGGATGCGTTGAAAGGTCAAGCCGCCCTCTTTCATCCGTATACCCGATCATTTTTGCAAGCTTGTTTCCAAAAGAAAGCTGGAGGGAAGGAGGGTAACGCAACTGTAGCTTGGAATCATCAATCTGCTTAGCCTTCTGTATCCTCCCAAGAAGCTCCATAATTGACTTCTTAAGGGAGCTGAAGACCTTTTCCACTTCCTTTTTTGTCATTTCAGGCTCGTAAATATCCAAAAGCGCGTCGTAAGGATGATCAGAATATCCAAAATATTCGGCTTTTTGCTTATTAAGATCGATCACCTTTTTAAGCGTCGGGAGAAATGAAGCAAAATCGTTCTGTTTTTTTGCCCGATCCCAAACGAGATGCGCTTCAGATGTGACTTTAGCGAATTGCTCGACAAAGGCGCTTGGCAATGATGTCTGCATCTTATAATCTTTGTGCCACCTCTTTAAAGCAGCTTTTTGCTCAGGCTTTAACCCGTCTTGCTTAACGCTGCCTGTTTTTAAATCGACCAGCTTCGAAAGGGCATCGGCAAAGGGTTTGCCGGTCTTTTGTCTATGGATTAATCCGGCGATTATCTGAAGTTGTTCGGCGCGGATCGGGGACGCGGCTTTAGGCATGCAGGTTTCCTGATCCCACTCAAGAAGGTGGCTGATTCCTTCTAGAATTTTTGCTCTGCGCGAGAGCTGGCAAAGATCTTGGTACGCTTTTTCACTGTTAGTCATCTTTTTAAACCTTATTTACATGATTTTATCGTTCTCTTCATGAATAAATACGCGTTGTATCCGCGGGCCGAGACAGGAGATCAATTCGTAGACGGATGAGTTCCCCTGCTCGGCTAACTCATTGGGAGATAAAACGTTCCCTTCGGCATCTTCGCCGAAGATGAGAACGGGATCACCGATGCAAGCGTCTGGAATGTGTGTGATGTCAACCATCATGTAGTCCATGCAGATCCTGCCGACGATGGGAGCTTCCGCCCCATGGATCATCACTTTTCCTTTGCTGCTGTAATTTAAGTGAAGCCCGTCATAGTACCCAATGGGGATCACGGCAATCTTCTCTCTTTCCCTTTGTACTGTATAGCTGCGGCCATAGCTGATCGTCTCCCCTTTAATACAGTGGTTGATGCCCACAATACGGGAATGCAAGGAAAGAGCAAGGGTTCCTCCAGGACAAAGGCCATAAAGAGCCATCCCGATTCTGACTATGTTGTATTGAGGAAAATGGAGCCTCAAAGCAGCTGCTGAGTTGCATGCATGGCGAAAAGGGATCGAAATTCCTTCCTGTTCAATCGCTTCGATGGAGTGGTCGAAGATGCGGGATTGCTCTAAAGTGAAAGTGTCCTCATCAGGATTGTCGGAGCAAGCGAAATGAGTCATGACACCTTCGAGTTTTAAGTGAGGGTGCGCTTGAATGATTCTGGCCAATGGAAGTGCTTCCTCAGGTCTGCAACCCAACCTGCTCATTCCAGTGTTAATATGCAGGTGAACGCGCGTGATGGTGCCCCTCTCTGAAGACATGCGCCCAATCTGATCAATGGTCTCCTTATCATTAACGGCAATTTCAAACTGCCAGCTTACAGCTTTTTCAATTTCGTAGGGCGCTGCGTTCAACACAAAAATGTCTTGATCCACCCCTTCTTTCCTGAGAGAAATTCCTTCATCAATATAAGAGACTCCCAGCCGTCGGATCCCTTCTGTTTTTAAGAATTTGGCCATAAGGGCGTCTTGCGTTCCATAAGCTGTAGCTTTGACCATCGCCATGATTTCCGTATGAGGAGTCAAGCGGGAACGGATCTGCTTGATATTGGATGCAATCGCCGCTAGATTAATGCGGCACTGGTTAGAAAAAATGCTGCCTTGCACTGTTTGTGTCAGTTGATCGAACGGCAGCTTCTTTTTTCCTTTGACGATCAGAATGTCTTCAGGCCTCATCGATCCGGCATGATCCTTCAAAGCTGCCTCAACGGTGGAAAAATGGCGGATGGCTGTTTGAGGCGCAATTGTTTTCACTGCATGCTCTAGCTGGAAGGAAGGTTCGATTAACATCAAAGTATCAGGCATGGAATTTCCGATTGCCTCTCCAATTCTGGCATCAAGTGCGGGATCATTCTGTTTGATACCGCTAAATAGAAGCGTTTTTTTTCCTTTCGGAGAGTGAAAATCAAAGCGGCGCAATGCACAGTCCAGGCTTTGCGGATCTTCACAGTAAGTCTCGTTGATGAAGGTCGCGCCGTTTTGAGACTTCCAAATTTCAGTGCTCATTGGCTCAGGCTGATAAGTTTTCAAAGCATCAACGATCTGTTTCTCAGGAACTCCCAAAAGGTAAGCTGCTTTTAATCCGATATTGATCAGATCGAGGATATAGCTCATCCCAAGCGGCCGCAAGATCGTATGGGCATCTCCTTTAGGAAACTGCACGGTGATCGCTTTGCTGTTTTCGTGAAAAGAAGCATGAGGCAGGTTAGGCTGAGGGGTGTCCCAGTAGTAGGGCTTTGGAAGAGGACTAAGGATCGGATCTTTTGGTAATAAGGTCCAGGATGCATCCGAGGAAAGGGAAAAATGACACATTTCCTGAGCAATCTGTTCTTTGGAGCCGATTGTGTGCAGATGCTTGTTGCCTACATGGGTGAGGATGATATGGGAGGGACGGATGATTTTGCATAGTCTTGCCATCTCTCCAGGATGGGAAAATCCTGCTTCAATGATGACCTGCTCATGCGCCTTTGCCGCACCTAGCAAGCTTAACGGAACGCCGACTTGGCTGTTGAAGCTTTCCGGAGATGAAGCAACAGTAAATGAGGAAGATAGTAGGTGGCGCAGCAGATCCTTAACCATTGTTTTTCCGTAGGATCCGATGACTGCGATTACATTCCCTCTAAGCTGAGAGCGGTAGCTGCCGGCAATCTCTTGAAAAGCTGTGAGCGGATCGTCCACTTTGAGAAGAGAGGGACCGTCTGCTGGCCCCTCCCAGTGTTTTTCTACTAAAGCGAATTTAGCGCCGCTTCCGGAAACAAAACTATGTCCGTCTTGACGTTGCCCTTTTAAAGCTGCAAACAACGCGTTTGAGGCGTAAATCCTTCTCGTGTCAATGACAATTTGATCAATCAAAGCCGGTCTGTTGGAGTCCCCTCCGGCAGAAATGAATCCGGACCAGTTTCTTAGATCAAATGCATCCATAGGCGCTATCAGGAACCGCTTTCTGTTTCGGTTTGCCCTCTAGAGACAAAGCGAAGGGTGATTTCATCCGACATTGTGCCTTGAGACTCTTCTTTACTGGAGAAAATTATCGAAAAGTCTGTGGCTAAATTGGATTTGACAAGCAGGCCTGTATTGACATTAATGGTCATATTTCCTTTAAAGAGAGTTCCTTTGAATGTGATCTGATCATTATCGGAAACGGGGATAGCCGGAGGCTGTGTCAAAGGCATCTCTATGCTAAATTTCGCGTATTCGCCATTTTTTTCGATCAACGTGATTTTCTGCTCTAAAAGAGCCAGAAGTGGAAGAGCTTCTTGAGGAATCGATGCTTTAATTTCATCAGGGATTGTAATATATGGCTGATTCAAGCTTTCTCCGATTTTCATCAGCGTGTTCGGAAGGCGGATTCCTGTCAAGTAACTTGGCAGTTTGAATTGGGGAGTCAATTGTGAAATCGATCCGATGGTTTCTGAAATTTGAGCCAGTTGATTGCTTGGCAATCCATTTTTCTTGGCTTGGGTTGAAATTTTTTGCTCAAGATCATCAAAAGCAATCACTGTTCCATCTTTTGTCACACGAGCGGTGATCGCTTCCGTTTGCTTCATCGCTTCATCGATTTGTTTGAAATCAATCGGAAAGGGAAGATTGCTGAAATTATTCTTTGGATTGTCCGCATCGTAAGCAAGTGAGAACTGATTGATCAAGTTTTCCTGTATAGAAAATTTATTGCCTACACTTGACGTAGAAATGGTGTAGTACTGCCCATGATCCTTTAAAATCGTCGATTGAACAGTGGTTTTCACATTTCCTGTGAATACCGGCTTGTCTACGGTTAGCTGATTTAAGGCATGCATATACAAAACGGTCTCTTCTGTCGGCTGGGTTTCATGCATTTTTTTTATTTGATCGGAAAATTGTTCAGAAGCTTCCAAATAACAACTAAAATCTAAGGAGACTGTTTGTTTGATTTTTTGACCCTCTTTTAAACGGAGAGAGAGCGGCAGAGGTTCAGCTTGCAGAGAGCTCATTCCTGCAAAAATCAAGAAGATAAAAGAGAGTATCGTTTTATACATGATGAATTCCTTGTTTTTGAATCATGATCGGTATAGAAAGCGGTAAAGTGTAGTGCTGGAAAATAACATAAAAGGGACTCCTATTGCAACCTCAGGAGATAAAACTTGCCTCTCGCTGATGATTAAAGCTGCATTGAGTATCAGATAGCTGCCGACTAAAAAAAATAAAGAAAGCGAATAGATAAAAAAGATCGGATGGGAGCGTCCATATCTTACGCAAAAAGGGGCTGGAGCAATGACGGCGAAAAAACACAGCCACGGCAATGCGGATTTGTGAAAGAAAGACGCAGCAAATTCAGCCTCCTTTTCGCTTTCGATCTCTTTGGAGTGAGGGAGCCTTTTCCATAGAGTCGAAAGAGAAAGCTCCCTCGAAGGGGTCAAAGTGTCTAAGAGAATTTTTTGATTGAATTTCATCTCGGGGAAGGAGCGCGACTCGAAAGACTCGATCTTGTGCAGGGTATTGTCGGGCATCCTCTGAAAATGGCCGACTCCAATCCCTTTGGGGGGCTGCTCATAGGGGGAAAGATGCTGGAAGCGCCAAATCTCATCAAAACTTTTGACCCAGTACGCATCAAAAAAACTGCGCTCTGCAAAGTTGTAATGCTGATAAAGCAAAGTACTCCCGTCTTTGAGCCCTACGTGTTGAACAAAAAATTTCTTATTCTTATTGTTTTTCTGTATCTCTTTCTGATTGCGAAGATGGCGGCTTGCCGCCATTGCGTTGGGCAGAAGAAATTCAGTATTTGCATATATCAAGAGAGTAAACAAAAGCCCAAGGAAAATAAAAGGACGAAGAATTTTTTTTAACGAAATCCCCGAAGCTTGCAGAGCGACAAGCTCGTTGTGGATGTTCAGATCGCATAGTGTTCGGATTGTGGCAATCATGAGCGCAAAAGGAACAAGGACGTCCGCTCTTAAAATCCACTCGTTAGCATAAAATTTGATTAACTCGCTCCATTCCATCATTGACTGGTGGTGGCGTGCGCCGCTATGGCTAGCGTAATCAATAAGCACGTAAAGTCCGTAGAAGCAAAATGAGATAAAGAAAAACGTTTTGAGCGTTTCCTTGATAAAATAACGCTCCCATATTTTTGTCAGCATTCTCTAAGCTCCTTCAATGCCATGATTCACTCGGTACAAAACGGCTGCAGATAAAGAGATGATTAGAAGGTGGGGAATCGTATAGAGCGCAAGAGAAAGAGAGAGGTTTTGTCCCGCGCTTTTTCCTATAAAAAGGGTGGTGATATAGCCTCCGGCAAGCAAAACAACCCAGAGAATTTTTTTCAAGGAGTGTGTGCGGCTAATGCTGATGCCGAAAGCCAGTCCCATCAATGTAAAGGAAAAAGCGGAAAAGCCAAGAGAAAAGCGACGAATGATCTCTGAATAGCAGCAGTTGATGTCGTTAACGGAAAACCCATTTGCTTGCTCTTCATACAGTTTGGCTAACAGCTGTTCCATTGTGAGATAGTCGTTGCCAATTTTCCACTGTTTTTGCTTCATCAATTGGGAAAAATCGTCAGTCAACGTTTTTGTTTTGGCAGCATTTTCTACTAGCAGATGATCAAAAGAATCGGGATCGCCTGAGGGCATCGCAGTGATCATCGTCACATCAGTGCCCTCGAAAAAATTGTCGTCAGAGATCAGCTCTTTTGCTAGAAAAAGAGTGATTCTTGATTGGTTCTTATTGGGAAGAGCCAGAATAACTTCGCCTGCATTTTTTCCAAGTTTTGAATCGCCGAGGGAGTTGAAAAAACCTCCCTTGGCACCCATTAAATGCTTGTTCCGAAGCAAGTGGAGAGGATTTGTGGATCGCAATTCTTCTTTCCAGATGATCGTTTGATAATGGGAATAGGTGGATAGCTCTGAAATGATGTAAAAGTTGATAAAGGCAACCAGGACGGAGCTAAAGAGAATAGGGGTCAGAAAGTCTTTAAGCGAAATGCCGCATGATCTAAAGGCTGTCAGCTCATGCGATTTTGAAAGGCGTTGAACAAGCAGAATGGATGAAATCAGGCAGCTGACAGGGATGACGATCGGCAGAATATAGGGAATTTGAAGCAAAATGAACTGCGCGGCAAGTGCCGGCGTTGGACTGAGAACTGCAAAATGTGCAATCTCATCTAGTCTGGAGGTTAACAAAACCGCGATAAATGCGGCCACGCAAAGCCCCATTACTTTAAAATACTGGGAAAGTAAATAACGCCAAATAATAGGAAACATCAGTTTAATATCATACTAAAATGAAGACTTTTGATACAATAACAGGTGTGAGAATAGGCGATTTTAGGCTCAAAGGATAGATGATGGGAAAAATCTGGTTTTTATACATCAATAATAAACAGGAAGGGCCCTACTCCTACCTTGAATTATCGAAAGATCATCGTTTGACTCCAGACACTTTTGCCTGGAAAGAGGGGATGGAGGACTGGAAGCCGATCGCTGAAATCGATGAACTGAATGGGCTGGTTGACAAAAACGAAGAGGGCTGGGAAGAAACCGATTCAGATGAGAAACAGCCTGCTCCCGTGCCGGATGAGCAGATCGTCCTGGAAATGAAACATGGGCGTCCCTTTCCTTGGGGTTGGATGTTGATCGTTCTTATTATTCTCCTCTTCTTTTACGAATATTTTTGGCGGTAAATGAATCTTTACACTTCCCACTTTCTCCCTTTTCTCAAACGTTGCACACCTTTCAATGCTCCGGTCCTCATCGCTTGTTCGGGCGGGCCGGATTCCATGGCGCTCTTGAGGATGATGGTTGAATACCGGAAAACACATAGTGTGCGGTTTGGTGTCGCCCATGTTGACCACCGCTGGCGTAAAGAGAGCGCCGATGAGGCGGAAACGCTTAGGGCGCTGTGCAGGGAGATCGATGTTCCTTTTCATTTAAAAGAGATCGATCCCGAGGCAATGCAAGGGAATTTGGAAGAGGCTTGCAGACATTTTCGTCAAACATATTTTCTCCAGCTTTGTTTCGATCATGGGTATGGCAGCGTCATGCTGGGGCATCATCTCGATGACCAGGCTGAAACGGTGTTAAAACGTGTATTTGAAGGAGCAAAATTGGAAAAATGCGGAGGGATGCAAGAGATTTCCGTTTATGAAACGATCCCTTTTTGGCGCCCGTTTTTGCAAGTTCGCAAGCAAAAACTGATCGCATGGTTGAACTTAAGAAATTTTCCCTATTTTATCGATCCGACGAATAACGACTCTTCTTTCCTGAGGTCGAAAATTAGAGGGAATATCCTGCCGGAGATCAGCCGGTATTTTGGCAAAGAGGTATCGCCCGGCCTTGCTTTTCTTGGCCGTGAAGCACATGCTTTAAAAGAATTTATGGGTTCTCACATTTATAAATGGCTAGCTCTCAAAGAGAAAACCCCTTGGGGGACAGTTCTAGACCTCAGCTGTCAAAATCCCAGCCATCTTTTTGAAGCGCGCTGCCTAATCTCAGAATTATTGCCGCAGGCATCGCGGGAAATCGCGTATTCTGCTGCAGAGAATCTGATTGGCGGAGCCGCTAATAAATGCTATCATGCTGGCGGCAAAACACTCTATATCGATCGAAAAAGAATGTTTTTGACCGAACGATTGCATGCAGATCTTCCGCATCAAGAAACCTCCCTAAAAAAATGCGGATCAATAGGCTCTTGGAATTACCGTATCCAATCCGCGTCTAATAAGCGGTTAAGTGGTTGGAAACAAGTTCTATACGGAGTTCTTCAGTGGCCGGTCGGAGGGAATTTTGAAAAATTAAGAATTGGATCTCCTGCAACGGTGCATTGTCAAGATGAGCTTAATCGCATGAGGAGGCAGGCACGCGTGCCGGTATTTATGAAGAACTGGGCGCCTGTCATTACGAGAGAAAATGAAATTGTGCAGGACTTTCTTTCCGGTAAAGTCGAGCAGCAGGCAGCAGACGCGCCGCTTGAAGTTGTTTTGACAAAAGCTATGGATTGAAAATGAAGGTCATCTTATGTTATCATTGAGCGTTAGATAGGAAATGATGTGCTCAAATGAGCTCAAAAATTGAAAATTTTGTAAGAATTGTTCCAAAGTAATTATTTGAAATGGTATTTGAAGTAGTGATGAGTCATCTCATCAATTCAGCACTCTTTGGGAAAGATTTAAAGTAGAAAGGTAAACATGGCTGACGATAAACAAGATTTTAAAAAAGGCGTGCCCGGCGGATTCGTTTGGTTTTTAATGGCCGCTTTCATTTTAGCCTTAATGGTTCAGAACTTTGTCGATACGAAATTCGCCAATGTCTCTTTCAGTTATCAGCTGGAGCATCTTGTCAACTTGGATTTAATTCAGCCGAAATATAGCCGAAAGATCGCTTTGAATGACAATTTGGTCACTTTTAGCGGTAAATTCAGGGAGAATTTGACTGAAGAGGGGAAAAATCGTTTTAAATTCCTTGAGTTGTTGAATACGAACCATCAATTGAACTTTGAGAAGTCCCGTATTGAAGAGGAGATGGACAGTCTAACGAATCGTATTCATGATTCTGTCGATCTGTTTTTACATCTATCAGGGCTGCCTATCCCTCAGGGAGGATATGTAGTCG
This genomic window from Waddlia chondrophila WSU 86-1044 contains:
- a CDS encoding carboxypeptidase M32 gives rise to the protein MTNSEKAYQDLCQLSRRAKILEGISHLLEWDQETCMPKAASPIRAEQLQIIAGLIHRQKTGKPFADALSKLVDLKTGSVKQDGLKPEQKAALKRWHKDYKMQTSLPSAFVEQFAKVTSEAHLVWDRAKKQNDFASFLPTLKKVIDLNKQKAEYFGYSDHPYDALLDIYEPEMTKKEVEKVFSSLKKSIMELLGRIQKAKQIDDSKLQLRYPPSLQLSFGNKLAKMIGYTDERGRLDLSTHPFSSASHPTDSRITTRIIPNLPISNIRSILHECGHAFYEMGLPEQHYGTPLGESVSLGVHESQSRWWETRIGLSKGFWKFLMPHMKKHFKGKLDGIKLETLWKGVNKVEPSLIRVEADEVSYALHVILRFELEVALIEGSLSPKDLPEAWNQKMEELLGIVPKTDSQGCLQDIHWSMGAFGYFPTYALGNLYASQFFEAFEKAHPDWENLVEKGEFEFIKKWLTDNIHVHGRRYSSRELLKKVSGKAFTSEPFESYLNNKYSKIYIGSLPRKGQFRP
- a CDS encoding bifunctional UDP-N-acetylmuramoyl-tripeptide:D-alanyl-D-alanine ligase/alanine racemase; protein product: MDAFDLRNWSGFISAGGDSNRPALIDQIVIDTRRIYASNALFAALKGQRQDGHSFVSGSGAKFALVEKHWEGPADGPSLLKVDDPLTAFQEIAGSYRSQLRGNVIAVIGSYGKTMVKDLLRHLLSSSFTVASSPESFNSQVGVPLSLLGAAKAHEQVIIEAGFSHPGEMARLCKIIRPSHIILTHVGNKHLHTIGSKEQIAQEMCHFSLSSDASWTLLPKDPILSPLPKPYYWDTPQPNLPHASFHENSKAITVQFPKGDAHTILRPLGMSYILDLINIGLKAAYLLGVPEKQIVDALKTYQPEPMSTEIWKSQNGATFINETYCEDPQSLDCALRRFDFHSPKGKKTLLFSGIKQNDPALDARIGEAIGNSMPDTLMLIEPSFQLEHAVKTIAPQTAIRHFSTVEAALKDHAGSMRPEDILIVKGKKKLPFDQLTQTVQGSIFSNQCRINLAAIASNIKQIRSRLTPHTEIMAMVKATAYGTQDALMAKFLKTEGIRRLGVSYIDEGISLRKEGVDQDIFVLNAAPYEIEKAVSWQFEIAVNDKETIDQIGRMSSERGTITRVHLHINTGMSRLGCRPEEALPLARIIQAHPHLKLEGVMTHFACSDNPDEDTFTLEQSRIFDHSIEAIEQEGISIPFRHACNSAAALRLHFPQYNIVRIGMALYGLCPGGTLALSLHSRIVGINHCIKGETISYGRSYTVQREREKIAVIPIGYYDGLHLNYSSKGKVMIHGAEAPIVGRICMDYMMVDITHIPDACIGDPVLIFGEDAEGNVLSPNELAEQGNSSVYELISCLGPRIQRVFIHEENDKIM
- a CDS encoding LptF/LptG family permease, whose product is MLTKIWERYFIKETLKTFFFISFCFYGLYVLIDYASHSGARHHQSMMEWSELIKFYANEWILRADVLVPFALMIATIRTLCDLNIHNELVALQASGISLKKILRPFIFLGLLFTLLIYANTEFLLPNAMAASRHLRNQKEIQKNNKNKKFFVQHVGLKDGSTLLYQHYNFAERSFFDAYWVKSFDEIWRFQHLSPYEQPPKGIGVGHFQRMPDNTLHKIESFESRSFPEMKFNQKILLDTLTPSRELSLSTLWKRLPHSKEIESEKEAEFAASFFHKSALPWLCFFAVIAPAPFCVRYGRSHPIFFIYSLSLFFLVGSYLILNAALIISERQVLSPEVAIGVPFMLFSSTTLYRFLYRS
- a CDS encoding LptF/LptG family permease, yielding MFPIIWRYLLSQYFKVMGLCVAAFIAVLLTSRLDEIAHFAVLSPTPALAAQFILLQIPYILPIVIPVSCLISSILLVQRLSKSHELTAFRSCGISLKDFLTPILFSSVLVAFINFYIISELSTYSHYQTIIWKEELRSTNPLHLLRNKHLMGAKGGFFNSLGDSKLGKNAGEVILALPNKNQSRITLFLAKELISDDNFFEGTDVTMITAMPSGDPDSFDHLLVENAAKTKTLTDDFSQLMKQKQWKIGNDYLTMEQLLAKLYEEQANGFSVNDINCCYSEIIRRFSLGFSAFSFTLMGLAFGISISRTHSLKKILWVVLLAGGYITTLFIGKSAGQNLSLSLALYTIPHLLIISLSAAVLYRVNHGIEGA
- a CDS encoding DUF4339 domain-containing protein translates to MMGKIWFLYINNKQEGPYSYLELSKDHRLTPDTFAWKEGMEDWKPIAEIDELNGLVDKNEEGWEETDSDEKQPAPVPDEQIVLEMKHGRPFPWGWMLIVLIILLFFYEYFWR
- the tilS gene encoding tRNA lysidine(34) synthetase TilS, which translates into the protein MNLYTSHFLPFLKRCTPFNAPVLIACSGGPDSMALLRMMVEYRKTHSVRFGVAHVDHRWRKESADEAETLRALCREIDVPFHLKEIDPEAMQGNLEEACRHFRQTYFLQLCFDHGYGSVMLGHHLDDQAETVLKRVFEGAKLEKCGGMQEISVYETIPFWRPFLQVRKQKLIAWLNLRNFPYFIDPTNNDSSFLRSKIRGNILPEISRYFGKEVSPGLAFLGREAHALKEFMGSHIYKWLALKEKTPWGTVLDLSCQNPSHLFEARCLISELLPQASREIAYSAAENLIGGAANKCYHAGGKTLYIDRKRMFLTERLHADLPHQETSLKKCGSIGSWNYRIQSASNKRLSGWKQVLYGVLQWPVGGNFEKLRIGSPATVHCQDELNRMRRQARVPVFMKNWAPVITRENEIVQDFLSGKVEQQAADAPLEVVLTKAMD